The stretch of DNA AAGCGGATTATCGAGGAACTGATCAAGGCCCTTGAAGAAGAGATTGGATGGGCCCCTAAGTTCACGAAGATTGAGCGATGGATGGAGGCGGTCTTCGAGAATGAGATGAAAAAAAGGCCGTACCGTGTCGCCACAGAGGCGATGCGGTATTTCCATATCGAACAATCGAAATTGCGATCCCTGAGAAAGCTTGCCCGGAAAGTGAAGCGGCGAGTTGTGATGAGGAATGTACGTGAGCAGGGCCAGAGTGAAGAGGTGACGACATTACATCTCTCAATTGAGGATGGATTGCCGGCCATAGGGAGATTCTCCTCATGATGGGACGAACGCATTGTATGGTACCGGTCGGAATGGCCGCCTGGTTATTTGGTCCTGATCCAGGACCGATTATAGTGGCCGGGAGTACCGGGGTCTTACCGGACATCGACGAAATCAAAAGTCATATGGGGTATCGGGTTTGGACTTCAGAATTTTGCTCACTCATTCGGCGGGTTGGCCGGTGCCGTTATTCTGGCCATGTGATGTCGTTTGGAGCCGACATGGAGCCTGGCGGGGATGATCGACTGGACTTGCCAACTCGTGCTCGATGCCCTATCAGGTGGTATCCCGTTATGGTGGCCATCGGTGGGCGCGCGCCAATCGGAAAATGCTTGGATTGCTGGATTACACACTCATGCTCGTTGGACTGGTGTCACTGATGGCGTACTTGGCGATCAACAGTGGCTGCAGGGTTGGATCGACCTTCTGAAGGACGATAACGTGCGAACGTAGTAAAGAGGGAAGTAATGTTCGATGTAGAGAAGCTACCGTTGCCGGCATGCCGACCGACTGGACTCCTCACGATGATCCAGCGGGCTACGGATGCCAGCCTTGTACAGTCTCTTGGCGTCCAACCGATCCTGGTGCAGGGGATTGGTCGTAACCCCAAACAGTGGGAAGGGCGGGTCTACTTTGACCTTGAAGATCCAGAGCAACCCACCGTGCGTCTTCGAGCGTGGATTTCAGGGAAACGGGCTCCTCAGTGGAATCAAGTCTTGTTCCTGACGGTCCTGATTCGGACGAAGATTAAAAAGCCTGGGGTGATGATTGAACCAGAGTTGGAAGTGGTAGGGATTCAGGAATCTGGTCAAGTTGCCTCCTCTCGCGATGAGCTTCGCAAGAAGTTCATCGCGGCCATCAATGCCAAGAAACTCGTGGTGGCAGATATATTCCTGAAAGAGATGCCGAAGGTCATCCTAGTGACGAATCAAGGCGGGGAAGCCGATCGGGACATTCAAAGCCAACTGGTGGGGTATCGGGATCTGTTGGCGTGGGAGATCCAGTCCGTACGGATGACGGAACCTCAGAGTGTGTCGACGACCTTGAAGGATGTGTTGGGGAAAGTAGGACAGGTGGATTTGGTGGTCTTGGCTCGTGGAGGAGGAGAAGGGATTGCGGCCTTAGATCATGAGCAAGTGCTTCAGGCTGCGTCAGCTCGTACTGTTCCATTGGTGACAGCCATCGGCCATGCCAACGATCATACACTTCTGGACGATATTGCAGACTTCTCGTTAGCGGTTCCAAGTATGGTTGGGAAGTGGCTGGCTGAGCAATTAGAAATGAAAGCCCGTCGTCAGGCTGACTCAAAGCGCTTGTCTGGATTGAAATTGGAAGAGGAATTGAAAAAGTTGCAAGGAGAGATGGTGGCGGTAGGGAAAGCGAGAGTGGAAGAACAGAAGGCTCTCCTCCAACTGCAGACGGACTGGGGAGCGTTGGTGGATCGGGTGAACAACCTGAGTCAGAACAGATCGCT from Nitrospira sp. encodes:
- a CDS encoding exodeoxyribonuclease VII large subunit encodes the protein MFDVEKLPLPACRPTGLLTMIQRATDASLVQSLGVQPILVQGIGRNPKQWEGRVYFDLEDPEQPTVRLRAWISGKRAPQWNQVLFLTVLIRTKIKKPGVMIEPELEVVGIQESGQVASSRDELRKKFIAAINAKKLVVADIFLKEMPKVILVTNQGGEADRDIQSQLVGYRDLLAWEIQSVRMTEPQSVSTTLKDVLGKVGQVDLVVLARGGGEGIAALDHEQVLQAASARTVPLVTAIGHANDHTLLDDIADFSLAVPSMVGKWLAEQLEMKARRQADSKRLSGLKLEEELKKLQGEMVAVGKARVEEQKALLQLQTDWGALVDRVNNLSQNRSLWRTGALVAWVFIGGWIAGKILGWW